One window of Siniperca chuatsi isolate FFG_IHB_CAS linkage group LG19, ASM2008510v1, whole genome shotgun sequence genomic DNA carries:
- the map3k8 gene encoding mitogen-activated protein kinase kinase kinase 8 isoform X1: MDDCQSVLSAGDAVWRDDSPVKLLTQRLRQSEQDKSSIKMDYKYDDGVELLLAHMNIEDIINAAETLYQLGEVEEEGGLSFEEEGLSQEEMDENEEAGDSGNQQKDYDDGVGGVRYGTVTDLLSFVNLLSNMQAAALQHLPEEMGVLLNKKDMAVKKGRYQINMDVLLFPWKLTYKNPGPGLVPKGSFGKVHLAQDTTTRKRMACKLIPLENFKAADVEFQARFRHENIAELYGALLWDQSVHLFMEAGEGGSVLEKLDSCGPMREFEIIWVTKQVLRGLEYLHSHNIIHHDIKPSNIVLMSDKAVLVDFGLTVQMTEDIFIPRDLRGTEMYMSPELVLCRGHDTKTDIYSLGTTIIHMQTGSPPWVRRYPRTAYPSYLYIIHKQAPPLEDIAEDCSLAMHSFLERALERNPALRSSASELLKDEAINPPREDQPRCWSLDSALEEATHTMLRQQSQHHDTTQESSLYSEDSGHMRRKGSLYIDLGALSGYCKLVTGPPASDYG, from the exons ATGGATGATTG tcagtcagtgttgtCCGCTGGAGACGCAGTATGGAGAGACGACAGTCCCGTTAAGCTTCTGACTCAAAGATTACGGCAA AGCGAGCAGGACAAGTCAAGCATCAAGATGGATTACAAATATGATGATGGAGTAGAATTGCTGTTGGCTCACATGAATATAGAAGACATCATCAACGCTGCAGAGACTCTGTATCAGCTTGgggaagtggaggaggaaggaggctTGTCATTTGAAGAGGAAGGTCTCTCCCAGGAGGAGATGGATGAGAACGAGGAGGCAGGGGACTCAGGGAATCAGCAGAAGGACTATGACGATGGGGTTGGTGGTGTTCGGTACGGGACGGTGACAGACCTCCTATCTTTTGTCAACCTGCTCTCCAACATGCAGGCAGCAGCCCTGCAGCACCTTCCTGAGGAGATGGGAGTCCTGCTGAACAAG AAGGACATGGCAGTAAAAAAAGGCCGCTACCAGATCAACATGGACGTGCTCCTGTTTCCATGGAAATTGACCTACAAAAATCCCGGCCCAGGCCTCGTGCCCAAGGGCTCATTTGGGAAAGTCCACTTGGCTCAGGACACCACCACCAGGAAGAGAATGGCTTGTAAACTG ATCCCTTTGGAGAACTTTAAAGCAGCCGACGTGGAGTTCCAGGCCCGGTTCCGCCATGAGAACATTGCTGAGCTCTACGGCGCTCTGCTCTGGGACCAGAGCGTCCACCTGTTCATGGAGGCCGGAGAGGGCGGCTCAGTCCTGGAGAAGCTGGACAGCTGTGGGCCCATGAGGGAGTTCGAGATCATCTGGGTGACCAAGCAAGTCCTGCGGGGCCTGGAGTACCTGCACTCGCACAACATCATCCACCACGACATCAAAC CCAGTAACATTGTCCTGATGTCAGACAAGGCAGTGCTGGTGGACTTTGGCCTGACGGTGCAGATGACAGAGGACATATTCATTCCCAGAGACCTGAGAGGAACAGAA ATGTATATGAGTCCAGAGCTGGTTCTGTGTCGAGGACATGACACCAAGACAGACATCTACAGCCTGGGCACCACCATCATTCACATGCAGACTGGTAGCCCTCCATGGGTCCGGAGATACCCACGCACTGCCTACCCATCCTACCTCTACATT ATCCACAAGCAGGCCCCCCCTCTGGAGGACATAGCGGAGGACTGCAGCCTGGCCATGCACTCCTTCCTGGAGCGAGCCCTGGAGAGGAACCCTGCTCTGCGGAGCTCTGCGTCAGAGCTGCTGAAGGACGAGGCCATCAACCCGCCCAGGGAGGATCAGCCGCGCTGCTGGAGCCTTGACTCAGCCCTCGAGGAGGCCACCCACACCATGCTACGGCAGCAGAGCCAGCACCACGACACCACACAGG AGTCTTCTCTGTACTCTGAGGACTCCGGCCACATGAGGAGGAAGGGCTCCTTGTACATTGACCTGGGGGCCTTGTCAGGTTACTGTAAACTGGTGACAGGGCCCCCCGCCTCAGATTATGGCTAA
- the map3k8 gene encoding mitogen-activated protein kinase kinase kinase 8 isoform X2, with product MDYKYDDGVELLLAHMNIEDIINAAETLYQLGEVEEEGGLSFEEEGLSQEEMDENEEAGDSGNQQKDYDDGVGGVRYGTVTDLLSFVNLLSNMQAAALQHLPEEMGVLLNKKDMAVKKGRYQINMDVLLFPWKLTYKNPGPGLVPKGSFGKVHLAQDTTTRKRMACKLIPLENFKAADVEFQARFRHENIAELYGALLWDQSVHLFMEAGEGGSVLEKLDSCGPMREFEIIWVTKQVLRGLEYLHSHNIIHHDIKPSNIVLMSDKAVLVDFGLTVQMTEDIFIPRDLRGTEMYMSPELVLCRGHDTKTDIYSLGTTIIHMQTGSPPWVRRYPRTAYPSYLYIIHKQAPPLEDIAEDCSLAMHSFLERALERNPALRSSASELLKDEAINPPREDQPRCWSLDSALEEATHTMLRQQSQHHDTTQESSLYSEDSGHMRRKGSLYIDLGALSGYCKLVTGPPASDYG from the exons ATGGATTACAAATATGATGATGGAGTAGAATTGCTGTTGGCTCACATGAATATAGAAGACATCATCAACGCTGCAGAGACTCTGTATCAGCTTGgggaagtggaggaggaaggaggctTGTCATTTGAAGAGGAAGGTCTCTCCCAGGAGGAGATGGATGAGAACGAGGAGGCAGGGGACTCAGGGAATCAGCAGAAGGACTATGACGATGGGGTTGGTGGTGTTCGGTACGGGACGGTGACAGACCTCCTATCTTTTGTCAACCTGCTCTCCAACATGCAGGCAGCAGCCCTGCAGCACCTTCCTGAGGAGATGGGAGTCCTGCTGAACAAG AAGGACATGGCAGTAAAAAAAGGCCGCTACCAGATCAACATGGACGTGCTCCTGTTTCCATGGAAATTGACCTACAAAAATCCCGGCCCAGGCCTCGTGCCCAAGGGCTCATTTGGGAAAGTCCACTTGGCTCAGGACACCACCACCAGGAAGAGAATGGCTTGTAAACTG ATCCCTTTGGAGAACTTTAAAGCAGCCGACGTGGAGTTCCAGGCCCGGTTCCGCCATGAGAACATTGCTGAGCTCTACGGCGCTCTGCTCTGGGACCAGAGCGTCCACCTGTTCATGGAGGCCGGAGAGGGCGGCTCAGTCCTGGAGAAGCTGGACAGCTGTGGGCCCATGAGGGAGTTCGAGATCATCTGGGTGACCAAGCAAGTCCTGCGGGGCCTGGAGTACCTGCACTCGCACAACATCATCCACCACGACATCAAAC CCAGTAACATTGTCCTGATGTCAGACAAGGCAGTGCTGGTGGACTTTGGCCTGACGGTGCAGATGACAGAGGACATATTCATTCCCAGAGACCTGAGAGGAACAGAA ATGTATATGAGTCCAGAGCTGGTTCTGTGTCGAGGACATGACACCAAGACAGACATCTACAGCCTGGGCACCACCATCATTCACATGCAGACTGGTAGCCCTCCATGGGTCCGGAGATACCCACGCACTGCCTACCCATCCTACCTCTACATT ATCCACAAGCAGGCCCCCCCTCTGGAGGACATAGCGGAGGACTGCAGCCTGGCCATGCACTCCTTCCTGGAGCGAGCCCTGGAGAGGAACCCTGCTCTGCGGAGCTCTGCGTCAGAGCTGCTGAAGGACGAGGCCATCAACCCGCCCAGGGAGGATCAGCCGCGCTGCTGGAGCCTTGACTCAGCCCTCGAGGAGGCCACCCACACCATGCTACGGCAGCAGAGCCAGCACCACGACACCACACAGG AGTCTTCTCTGTACTCTGAGGACTCCGGCCACATGAGGAGGAAGGGCTCCTTGTACATTGACCTGGGGGCCTTGTCAGGTTACTGTAAACTGGTGACAGGGCCCCCCGCCTCAGATTATGGCTAA
- the LOC122866694 gene encoding poly(A) RNA polymerase, mitochondrial, with protein sequence MRFSFSVGAAMASAFAVCRLLMSGKGSLVKCLQKVDTFLHRNIGTNVIAAQGAALRKDETDEKDGRKSLYAVQAERQEQAERSVLISCHSKTNEKKFLKYLSRHGDIKKYFFYESYGMYAVVEFANRESVASLLEEAVIPSVNHESMVPFKSRLLSLKNLGSADSLNQQSGQQCQPQTTIPISELIQRLSREESIDQQVTSLTETYQLTEENSRLRFLVCSLLKDIAAAYFPECTIKPFGSSVNGFGKLGCDLDMFLDLDGISGRKAKMPKSGLSLEYQMKRANSERAVTQSTLSVIAECVDQFGPGCVGVQKILNARCPLVRFAHQPSGFQCDLTANNRVAMKSTELLYLYGVLDPRVRCLVFTVRCWARAHGITSSIPGAWITNFSLTVMVLFFLQRRSSPLIPTLDHLRDLAGPADKSVIEGNDCTFVSDFSKIKLQRNTETLEQLLCEFFEFYATFAFSKMSINIRKGKEQNKPEVAPLHIQNPFETSLNVSKNVNATQLDRFVALCQESSWLLQQSGTNTPRCGNEGNTLTPWGLATLLLPSQVAGIKSRKKRRREPASERIKSLLESLKNNNQQKKS encoded by the exons ATGcgcttttccttttctgttggAGCAGCAATGGCGTCCGCATTCGCGGTGTGCAGGTTATTAATGAGTGGAAAGGGCAGCCTGGTGAAGTGCCTACAGAAGGTTGATACATTTCTTCACAGAAATATTGGAACAAACGTTATTGCTGCTCAAGGTGCAGCACTTCGGAAAGACGAAACTG ATGAAAAGGATGGACGCAAATCGTTGTATGCTGTCCAGGCGGAGAGACAAGAACAGGCAGAGAGATCTGTTCTCATCAGCTGCCACTCCAAAACCAATGAGAAAAAGTTCCTTAAGTATTTATCAAGACATGGAGATATCAAGAAATACTTCTTTTATGAAAGCTAT GGCATGTATGCTGTAGTGGAATTTGCCAACCGGGAAAGTGTTGCCTCATTACTTGAAGAGGCAGTCATCCCCAGCGTTAACCATGAATCCATGGTGCCTTTTAAATCGAGACTGCTATCACTGAAGAACCTCGGCTCAGCTGATTCACTAAACCAGCAGTCAGGCCAACAGTGCCAACCACAAACCACCATTCCCATCAGCGAGCTCATACAGAGACTGTCCAGAGAGGAAAGT ATAGACCAGCAGGTAACCTCCCTGACAGAAACCTATCAGCTAACAGAGGAGAACAGCCGACTGCGTTTCCTCGTCTGCTCTCTGCTCAAGGACATTGCTGCTGcttatttcccagaatgcaccaTTAAACCATTTGGCTCATCAGTGAACGGCTTTGGAAAGCTGGGCTGTGACCTGGACATGTTTCTGGACCTGGATGGCATCAGTGGGAGAAAAGCAAAGATG CCAAAATCAGGTCTGTCCCTGGAGTACCAGATGAAGAGGGCCAACTCAGAGCGGGCCGTCACCCAGAGCACCCTGTCCGTCATCGCAGAGTGTGTGGATCAGTTTGGACCTGGGTGTGTAGGGGTGCAGAAGATTCTCAATGCACGATGCCCCCTGGTCCGTTTCGCCCACCAACCCTCTGGTTTTCAGTGTGACCTCACAGCCAACAACAG GGTGGCAATGAAGAGCACAGAGCTGCTGTACCTGTACGGAGTGCTGGACCCGCGGGTGCGTTGCCTGGTGTTCACTGTGCGCTGTTGGGCCAGAGCCCACGGCATCACCAGCAGCATCCCCGGGGCCTGGATCACCAACTTCTCCCTCACCGTCATGGTGCTCTTCTTCCTGCAGAGGAGGAGCTCTCCCCTTATCCCCACCCTGGACCACCTCAGGGACCTTGCAG GTCCCGCGGACAAGAGCGTGATTGAGGGGAATGACTGCACGTTTGTCAGCGACTTCAGCAAGATCAAGCTCCAGCGcaacacagaaacactag AGCAACTGCTGTGTGAATTCTTTGAGTTCTACGCCACTTTTGCATTCAGCAAGATGTCCATAAATATCAGAAAG GGCAAAGAGCAGAACAAGCCGGAGGTAGCCCCGCTGCACATCCAGAACCCGTTCGAAACCTCTCTGAATGTCAGCAAGAACGTCAATGCCACACAGCTAGACCGCTTTGTGGCTTTGTGTCAGGAGAGCTCCTGGCTGCTCCAGCAGAGTGGAACCAACACACCCAGATGTGGTAATGAAGGCAACACTCTCACACCTTGGGGACTCGCTACCCTCCTCCTGCCCTCCCAGGTTGCAGGGATCAAAAGTCGCAAGAAAAGGAGAAGGGAGCCGGCCAGTGAGAGGATCAAGAGCTTGCTGGAATCATTGAAGAATAAcaatcagcaaaagaaaagctAA